CACGTGTCCGGAGACGCACAGTCGCTGGGCGACGGACCGCAGCTGGCGATCAGCAACTCGTTCGGCTTCGGCGGACACAACGCGGTCGCCGCTTTCGCCTCCTACGACGACTGATGAGCGGTTCCGGCACCCTGTCCGCATTCTGGACGGAGGTGCGAGCGGTTCATCGCGACCTGCCGACATCGATTCCGCTCGCGTGGGCGTTCGGGGCGACCCCCGCCCACGCCGATGATCTGTTGGCGCTCGTACTCGCCGGAACCAAGACAGGCACCGCCTCCTCGCTGTGGGATTACGAAGCCAGTGGGGACGCGATCCCCGAAGTCGGTGAGCTGAGCGTGATCCTCGACGGGGCCGGTGAACCACGGGCGGTCATCGAAACGACCGATGTGCGCATCGTGCCGTTCGATCAGGTCACCGCAGCGCATGCGCACGCGGAGGGCGAGGGCGATCGGACGCTCGCGCATTGGCGTGAGGTCCACGAGCAGTACTGGCGGAGACACTCGGAGAACCCTCGCGGCTATGCAATCGATATGCCCGTCGTCTGCGAACAGTTCCGCCTCATCCACCCGAGGTGACCCGGCGGCGGCGCACCGGCTCGGCCGTGATCCGCAGCGCGTCGATCAGTCGGCAGCGACCGCGGCGAGGCGACGTGAGCGCTCCTCGCGTCGACGGCTGATGCGCGGTAGGAACCAGCCGACGAGCGGCCCGACACCCAACGCGAAAAGTACCGTGCCCGCTCCGAGCGGTCCTCCCAGCAGGAAGCCGATGATGAGCACGCTGCCCTCGATGAGGGTGCGCACGATCCATACCTTCCAGCCGGTGATGCGCACGAGACCGGTCATCAGACCATCGCGCGGACCGGGGCCGAAACTCGCCGCGATGTAAAGACCTGTGGCGAATGAGAGCAGTACGAGACCGAGCACGAACATTGTCGCTCCGGCCCACACCGAGTTCGGCGCGGGGATGATCGCGAGCGCCGCATCGGCGCTAGGGCCCACCAGAAGCGCATTCAGCAACGTGCCGACGCCGACGCGTTGACGCAGCGGGATCCACAGCAGCAGCACGACCACGGCGACGAGATTGGTCACCGTCCCGTATCCGAGTCCGGACCGCCCTGAGACGCCCAGTGCGAGTACATCCCATGGCGAGACGCCGATGCCGCCGCGCACCATCAGCCCGAGCGCCACTCCGTAGAGGAAGAGGCCGATTAGCAACTGCACGAGGCGCTCGACGAGGTCGCGCCGACTCGAGGCTGTGAACGGAAGAAAGACGGAGCGGAGCAGCATGCCTCTATCGTGGACGTCATCGGACGGGGGATCTCGAGTCCACTACTCGAAAAGTGGCCTGCATAAGTGACGCCACTTTGCGGCATGCTGGAATCATGACCTCTCGCCTGGTGGAACAGCTCGGTGCGCAGAATGCGGCAGGATCCACCGCGGCTGCGCTTGCAGGGCAGATCCGCGCACTGATCCTCGACGGCAGGTTGACCGTAGGTGAGCGCCTGCCGAGCGAGCGCGCCCTTGCGCTGGAGCTGCGCCGTTCCCGATCCACCATGACCCGCACGTACAGCCTGCTCGAAGGCGACGGATTGGTCACTCGCCTTCACGGCGGGAGCACTCGCGTCGCGCTCCCCCACGCCGGCGCAGGCCCACGGGCCGAGCAGGACCACAATGCCATCGACTTCTCGATCGCGTCGATGGACTCCACACCGGGCCTCTACGACGCAACGGTCCGGTCGCTCCCCCGACTCGCAGCGCTGCGCAGCACAAGCGGCTACTCGCTGCGCGGTCTCCCCGGGCTTCGGGAT
The DNA window shown above is from Microbacterium murale and carries:
- a CDS encoding ASCH domain-containing protein gives rise to the protein MSGSGTLSAFWTEVRAVHRDLPTSIPLAWAFGATPAHADDLLALVLAGTKTGTASSLWDYEASGDAIPEVGELSVILDGAGEPRAVIETTDVRIVPFDQVTAAHAHAEGEGDRTLAHWREVHEQYWRRHSENPRGYAIDMPVVCEQFRLIHPR
- the yczE gene encoding membrane protein YczE; this encodes MLLRSVFLPFTASSRRDLVERLVQLLIGLFLYGVALGLMVRGGIGVSPWDVLALGVSGRSGLGYGTVTNLVAVVVLLLWIPLRQRVGVGTLLNALLVGPSADAALAIIPAPNSVWAGATMFVLGLVLLSFATGLYIAASFGPGPRDGLMTGLVRITGWKVWIVRTLIEGSVLIIGFLLGGPLGAGTVLFALGVGPLVGWFLPRISRRREERSRRLAAVAAD